A genomic segment from Paraburkholderia hayleyella encodes:
- the lolB gene encoding lipoprotein insertase outer membrane protein LolB, translating into MPKSQPHRSGAIRQFSPARAIRSWRAACHGAGATALVVALAGCASVQPLAPPVTDENAASITASTSHARHGRFAVQYLDQNGQQRNAYGNFDWQETGTTIALQLRSPLGQTLAIVSSAPTSATLELPNQPPLRADNVATLMQNALGFALPVEGLRYWLQPAPAPTSRAKTELDPQQPGRLKQIVQDGWTIDYVAYANAPATRVKRVNLTREAPPLAIKLVLDP; encoded by the coding sequence ATGCCGAAGTCTCAGCCGCATCGCTCTGGTGCGATCCGCCAGTTCAGTCCGGCGCGCGCCATCCGTTCATGGCGCGCCGCCTGCCACGGAGCCGGCGCAACAGCCCTTGTCGTCGCGCTGGCAGGTTGCGCGTCGGTCCAGCCACTCGCGCCACCGGTTACGGATGAAAATGCAGCCTCGATTACCGCCTCAACCAGTCATGCCCGCCATGGCCGTTTTGCCGTGCAATACCTCGACCAGAATGGCCAGCAACGCAATGCCTATGGCAATTTCGACTGGCAGGAAACCGGCACGACCATAGCACTGCAACTACGCAGCCCACTTGGACAAACGCTGGCCATTGTCTCGTCAGCCCCCACGTCGGCAACCCTCGAGCTACCGAACCAGCCGCCGCTCCGGGCCGATAACGTGGCCACCCTGATGCAAAATGCACTCGGTTTTGCGCTGCCCGTCGAAGGGCTGCGTTACTGGCTTCAGCCAGCGCCAGCGCCCACATCGAGAGCCAAAACCGAACTCGATCCCCAACAGCCAGGGCGACTCAAACAGATCGTTCAAGATGGCTGGACAATCGATTACGTCGCCTATGCCAATGCTCCAGCAACCCGCGTCAAGCGCGTGAACCTGACACGCGAAGCCCCGCCGCTGGCCATCAAGCTCGTGCTGGACCCGTAA
- the ispE gene encoding 4-(cytidine 5'-diphospho)-2-C-methyl-D-erythritol kinase: MTETPHTLRDCLAPAKLNLFLHITGRRPDGYHELQTVFQLLDWGDMLHFTLRDDGQIRRETDIPGVPAEHDLTIRAATLLKQHTGSAAGVNIEIDKRLPMGAGLGGGSSDAATTLLALNRLWQLNVPRIELQALALKLGADVPFFIFGKNAFAEGIGEALQEVQLPPRYFLVVTPKVQVPTAAIFAETGLTRDTRPLIITDFLAQQSLSSTWPDHFGHNDMQRVVAEKHAEVAEALEWFDRVTAAPARMTGSGASVFATYHSINEAKRIQSRLPPGWNSTVAASLDTHPLFAFVA, translated from the coding sequence ATGACTGAAACACCTCACACATTGCGCGATTGCCTTGCACCGGCAAAACTCAATCTCTTTTTACATATCACTGGGCGCAGGCCAGACGGCTACCACGAACTGCAGACGGTGTTCCAGTTACTCGACTGGGGCGACATGCTGCATTTCACGCTGCGCGACGATGGCCAGATCCGGCGTGAGACCGACATACCAGGCGTTCCCGCCGAGCACGATCTGACGATCCGCGCGGCGACCCTACTTAAGCAACACACGGGAAGCGCCGCAGGCGTCAATATTGAAATCGACAAACGCCTGCCGATGGGTGCGGGCCTGGGCGGTGGCAGCTCAGATGCCGCGACGACCCTGCTCGCACTGAACCGCCTATGGCAACTCAATGTGCCGCGCATCGAACTACAAGCGCTGGCGCTCAAACTGGGCGCAGATGTCCCGTTTTTTATTTTCGGCAAAAATGCCTTCGCCGAGGGTATCGGAGAGGCGCTGCAAGAGGTACAATTGCCGCCGCGTTATTTCCTCGTTGTGACGCCAAAGGTTCAGGTCCCCACTGCAGCGATTTTCGCTGAGACAGGGTTGACAAGGGACACAAGGCCCCTCATAATTACGGACTTTCTCGCACAACAAAGTTTGAGTTCAACATGGCCTGATCATTTCGGTCATAACGACATGCAACGTGTTGTCGCAGAGAAGCACGCGGAAGTGGCAGAGGCTCTTGAGTGGTTTGATCGGGTCACCGCCGCACCAGCGCGAATGACCGGGTCCGGAGCAAGTGTTTTTGCAACGTACCACAGCATAAACGAGGCAAAACGGATTCAGTCCAGGTTGCCTCCAGGCTGGAACAGCACGGTCGCAGCAAGTTTGGACACCCATCCACTCTTTGCTTTCGTCGCATAG
- a CDS encoding ribose-phosphate pyrophosphokinase — MSSHDGLMVFTGNANPALAQEVVKILGIPLGKAMVSRFSDGEVQVEIQENVRGKDVFVLQSTSAPANDNLMELMIMVDALKRASAGRITAAIPYFGYARQDRRPRSARVAISAKVVANMLEIAGVERIITMDLHADQIQGFFDIPVDNIYATPVLLGDLRKQNYENLLVVSPDVGGVVRARALAKQLDCELAIIDKRRPKANIAEVMNIIGEVEGRTCVIMDDMVDTAGTLCKAAQVLKERGAVHVVAYATHPVLSGGAGERIEASALDALVVTDTIALGNEARSCSKIRSLTSAGLLAETFSRIRRGDSVMSLFADS; from the coding sequence ATGAGCAGCCATGACGGCCTGATGGTTTTTACTGGCAACGCAAATCCTGCGCTAGCCCAAGAAGTCGTCAAAATCCTCGGAATCCCACTCGGCAAGGCCATGGTCAGCCGGTTTTCGGATGGCGAAGTCCAGGTCGAAATTCAGGAAAACGTGCGAGGCAAGGATGTCTTCGTCCTTCAGTCCACCAGCGCGCCTGCCAACGACAACCTGATGGAACTGATGATCATGGTCGATGCGCTCAAACGCGCATCCGCAGGCCGGATCACCGCTGCAATCCCCTACTTTGGTTATGCCCGTCAGGATCGGCGGCCACGTTCGGCGCGTGTCGCTATTTCAGCGAAAGTCGTCGCCAACATGCTGGAAATCGCGGGCGTCGAGCGGATCATCACCATGGATCTACACGCTGACCAGATCCAGGGTTTCTTTGATATTCCAGTCGACAATATTTACGCAACGCCTGTACTACTCGGCGATCTGCGCAAGCAAAACTACGAAAACCTGCTGGTTGTTTCGCCCGACGTGGGCGGTGTCGTCCGTGCCCGCGCACTCGCCAAGCAACTAGACTGCGAACTCGCCATCATCGACAAGCGTCGGCCGAAGGCGAATATCGCCGAAGTCATGAACATTATTGGTGAAGTCGAAGGCCGCACCTGCGTCATCATGGACGACATGGTAGACACCGCCGGGACCCTCTGCAAAGCCGCTCAGGTGTTGAAAGAGCGCGGCGCCGTGCACGTCGTCGCCTATGCCACGCACCCGGTTTTGTCGGGTGGCGCAGGCGAGCGGATCGAAGCCTCCGCGCTGGATGCCCTCGTGGTGACCGATACCATCGCGTTAGGCAACGAGGCGCGATCCTGCTCAAAAATCCGTTCATTGACCAGCGCAGGCTTGCTGGCTGAAACGTTTTCGCGGATTCGCCGCGGCGATTCAGTCATGTCGCTCTTCGCTGACAGTTAA
- a CDS encoding 50S ribosomal protein L25/general stress protein Ctc: protein MKVVAFERSLQGTGASRRLRIAGKTPGIVYGAGSEPQLIEIDHNALWHALKKEVFHSSLLDLELAGKSQQVLLRDVQYHPFRQLVLHVDFQRVDAKKKLHTKVPLHFINQETSPAVKLSSAVISHVVNEIEIECLPAALPEFLEIDLAKIEAGQSLHAKDIVLPKGVALIAHIEAENPVIASAMIPAGAISDEAAADAAGETPAA from the coding sequence ATGAAAGTAGTTGCTTTCGAACGTAGTCTGCAAGGTACGGGTGCGAGCCGCCGCCTGCGTATTGCTGGCAAGACGCCAGGAATCGTTTATGGCGCAGGTTCAGAACCCCAACTGATCGAAATCGATCACAACGCGTTGTGGCATGCACTGAAAAAAGAAGTGTTCCACTCGTCGCTCCTCGATCTGGAACTGGCTGGCAAGTCGCAACAGGTTCTGCTGCGCGATGTGCAATATCACCCGTTCCGTCAACTCGTGCTGCACGTCGATTTCCAGCGCGTTGATGCCAAGAAGAAGCTGCACACCAAGGTGCCGCTGCACTTCATCAACCAGGAAACCAGCCCTGCCGTCAAGCTGTCATCCGCAGTGATTTCGCACGTCGTAAACGAAATCGAAATCGAATGTCTCCCGGCTGCGCTGCCGGAGTTCCTCGAAATCGATCTGGCCAAAATCGAAGCAGGCCAGTCACTGCACGCGAAAGACATCGTACTGCCCAAGGGCGTTGCGCTGATCGCTCACATCGAGGCAGAAAACCCCGTGATCGCGTCCGCAATGATTCCGGCTGGCGCTATTTCGGATGAAGCCGCCGCAGACGCAGCAGGCGAAACACCCGCAGCGTAA
- the pth gene encoding aminoacyl-tRNA hydrolase codes for MIKLIVGLGNPGAEYTATRHNAGFWLVDQLARETGATLRDERRFHGFHAKTRLHGEEVHLLEPQTYMNRSGQSVVALAQFFKVLPEQILVAHDELDLPPGTVKLKLGGGSGGHNGLKDISAHLSTQQYWRLRIGIGHPRDLIPESARAGAKPDVANFVLKPPRREEQDVIDESVERSLAVMPFVIKGEMERAMMQLHRHS; via the coding sequence ATGATCAAGCTGATCGTCGGACTCGGTAACCCGGGCGCTGAATACACCGCGACGCGTCACAATGCGGGCTTCTGGCTAGTCGATCAACTGGCGCGCGAAACAGGCGCCACGTTGCGCGATGAACGACGCTTTCATGGCTTCCATGCCAAGACGCGCCTGCATGGCGAAGAAGTACATTTGCTGGAGCCACAAACCTATATGAACCGCTCAGGCCAATCCGTCGTCGCGCTGGCGCAGTTCTTCAAAGTGTTGCCCGAGCAGATTCTCGTGGCGCACGACGAACTCGATCTGCCACCCGGCACGGTAAAACTCAAGCTCGGCGGCGGCAGCGGTGGGCACAATGGTCTGAAAGATATCTCCGCGCATTTATCCACGCAGCAATACTGGCGCTTGCGCATTGGGATTGGACATCCGCGCGACCTGATACCGGAAAGCGCACGCGCAGGCGCCAAACCCGACGTGGCGAACTTCGTTCTGAAACCCCCGCGCCGCGAAGAACAGGATGTCATTGATGAATCGGTGGAGCGTTCACTCGCGGTGATGCCCTTTGTTATAAAAGGCGAGATGGAGCGCGCCATGATGCAATTGCATCGCCACAGCTAA
- a CDS encoding YfhL family 4Fe-4S dicluster ferredoxin — MALMITDECINCDVCEPECPNDAISMGPEIYVIDPQKCTECVGHFDEPQCQQVCPVECIPRDPQHLETPQGLMAKYHALTAAKAR; from the coding sequence ATGGCCCTGATGATTACCGACGAGTGCATCAATTGCGACGTCTGCGAGCCTGAATGCCCAAACGACGCGATTTCGATGGGCCCGGAAATCTATGTGATTGATCCGCAAAAATGCACCGAATGTGTCGGACATTTTGATGAGCCGCAATGTCAGCAGGTTTGTCCTGTCGAATGTATTCCGCGTGATCCGCAACATCTTGAAACGCCGCAAGGGCTGATGGCGAAATACCATGCGTTGACCGCCGCCAAGGCGCGTTGA
- the coaD gene encoding pantetheine-phosphate adenylyltransferase, with translation MVVAVYPGTFDPLTRGHEDLVRRASSIFDTLVVGVADSRNKKPFFTLEERLDIAHEVLGHYPNVQVMSFKGLLKDFVRSNNARVIVRGLRAVSDFEYEFQMAGMNRYLLPDVETMFMTPSDQYQFISGTIVREIAQLGGDVSKFVFPSVEKWLKEKVIALSDAAPQS, from the coding sequence ATGGTAGTCGCCGTGTATCCCGGTACCTTCGATCCGTTGACGCGGGGTCACGAAGATCTCGTGCGCCGGGCGTCGAGTATTTTCGACACGCTGGTAGTCGGCGTGGCCGACAGCCGTAACAAAAAGCCTTTTTTTACGCTCGAAGAGCGCCTGGATATCGCTCACGAGGTGCTTGGCCACTACCCGAATGTCCAGGTGATGAGCTTCAAGGGGCTGCTGAAAGATTTCGTCAGGAGTAACAATGCGCGGGTCATCGTGCGAGGTTTGCGCGCGGTATCTGATTTCGAGTACGAGTTTCAGATGGCGGGGATGAACCGTTATTTGCTGCCCGATGTCGAAACGATGTTTATGACGCCGTCTGATCAATACCAGTTTATTTCGGGCACGATCGTGCGCGAGATTGCGCAACTGGGTGGGGATGTCAGCAAGTTTGTTTTTCCTTCAGTCGAAAAATGGCTGAAGGAAAAAGTCATTGCGCTGTCGGATGCCGCGCCTCAGTCGTGA
- the rsmD gene encoding 16S rRNA (guanine(966)-N(2))-methyltransferase RsmD, which produces MSHSFSTRAKSKSAAPGRNKTAHTIRIIGGDWKRTPLPVLDLDGLRPTPDRVRETLFNWLGQRLDGKRCLDLFAGSGALGFEAASRGAARVLMVERHARAAAQLRANQARLEARMIEVVQADALRLAANLAPASFDVVFLDPPFDDSLLAQALVLAAPLVSAGGFLYVEAPEALDLAQTEALAGWIIVRGSKAGAVHYHLLQRENKE; this is translated from the coding sequence ATGTCCCACTCTTTTTCTACCCGCGCGAAAAGCAAAAGCGCCGCACCTGGCCGCAACAAAACTGCTCACACGATCCGCATTATTGGCGGCGACTGGAAGCGCACGCCGTTGCCGGTACTTGATCTGGATGGGTTGCGTCCCACACCGGACCGCGTGCGCGAAACGTTGTTTAACTGGCTGGGGCAGCGCCTCGATGGCAAGCGCTGCCTGGATCTTTTCGCTGGAAGTGGTGCGCTGGGGTTCGAAGCGGCATCGCGCGGCGCAGCGCGTGTGCTGATGGTCGAGCGCCATGCGCGAGCCGCCGCGCAATTACGCGCGAATCAGGCCCGGCTTGAGGCTCGCATGATCGAAGTGGTGCAGGCCGATGCCTTGCGGCTGGCTGCGAATCTCGCGCCCGCTTCTTTCGACGTGGTGTTTCTCGATCCGCCTTTCGACGACAGCCTGCTGGCCCAGGCGCTCGTGCTGGCGGCCCCGCTTGTGAGTGCCGGGGGATTTCTTTATGTTGAGGCGCCGGAAGCGCTCGATCTGGCTCAAACCGAAGCGCTGGCGGGCTGGATCATCGTGCGCGGGAGCAAGGCTGGCGCGGTTCACTACCATTTGCTGCAACGCGAAAATAAGGAATAA
- the ftsY gene encoding signal recognition particle-docking protein FtsY has product MFSFFKRFKGSKTAEAPSDTSSDTSSVAQELVTPPSPPAQAPVTETPAAVAPATSTTPRAPAPALAAVEQGATPITPAPAPTPVAPPSAPPATDDTPRSATAGTTAPSAEPEHKGSAPSASGTIEIEGNIEIIPPPMVEPAAKKSWLTRLKTGLSKTSSSLTGIFIRTKIDEDLYEELETALLMSDAGIEATEFLLNALREKVRAQRLTDPQQVKTALRALLVELLQPLEKSLMLGQAQPLVMMIAGVNGAGKTTSIGKLAKHLQRFDQSVLLAAGDTFRAAAREQLTIWGERNNVTVVSQESGDPAAVIFDAVGAARARKIDVLMADTAGRLPTQLHLMEELRKVKRVIGKALDGAPHEVLLVIDANTGQNALAQVKAFDDALNLTGLIVTKLDGTAKGGILAAIARQRPVPVYFIGVGESVEDLQPFNAEEFSDALLGV; this is encoded by the coding sequence ATGTTCAGCTTTTTCAAACGGTTCAAAGGTTCGAAAACGGCCGAAGCGCCATCCGACACCTCGTCAGACACATCTTCTGTAGCACAGGAACTGGTCACGCCGCCAAGCCCGCCGGCTCAGGCTCCCGTCACCGAAACGCCTGCCGCGGTTGCCCCGGCAACGTCTACAACGCCGCGCGCGCCAGCACCCGCCTTAGCCGCCGTAGAACAGGGGGCAACGCCGATCACGCCAGCGCCAGCGCCAACACCCGTAGCCCCACCCAGCGCGCCGCCCGCAACTGATGACACGCCCCGCTCCGCAACAGCAGGTACCACGGCACCCTCCGCCGAGCCCGAGCACAAGGGCAGCGCCCCCAGCGCGAGCGGAACCATCGAGATTGAAGGAAACATCGAGATCATTCCGCCGCCCATGGTTGAACCTGCGGCCAAAAAATCCTGGCTCACCCGGCTGAAAACCGGGCTGTCGAAAACCAGCTCAAGCCTCACCGGCATCTTCATTCGCACCAAAATCGACGAAGATCTTTACGAGGAACTTGAAACGGCCCTGTTGATGTCGGACGCCGGGATCGAAGCAACCGAATTTCTGCTCAATGCGCTCCGCGAGAAGGTCCGGGCGCAACGTCTGACCGATCCACAGCAAGTCAAGACAGCATTGCGCGCCTTACTGGTCGAGCTTCTGCAGCCACTGGAAAAATCATTGATGCTCGGACAGGCACAGCCGTTAGTGATGATGATCGCAGGCGTCAACGGAGCAGGGAAAACCACCAGTATCGGCAAGCTGGCCAAACATCTGCAACGCTTCGACCAGTCGGTGCTGCTCGCGGCAGGCGATACGTTCCGCGCCGCCGCGCGCGAACAACTGACGATCTGGGGTGAGCGCAACAATGTAACGGTCGTATCCCAGGAAAGCGGCGACCCCGCGGCAGTGATTTTCGATGCCGTGGGCGCGGCGCGAGCCCGCAAAATCGACGTGCTCATGGCCGATACGGCAGGCCGTCTGCCGACGCAGTTGCATCTGATGGAAGAGCTACGCAAGGTCAAGCGTGTGATCGGCAAGGCACTCGACGGCGCACCGCACGAAGTGTTGCTGGTCATCGACGCCAATACCGGGCAAAACGCCCTCGCCCAGGTCAAGGCCTTCGACGATGCCCTAAACCTGACCGGCTTGATCGTGACCAAGCTCGATGGCACGGCGAAAGGCGGCATTCTGGCCGCCATCGCCCGGCAACGGCCCGTGCCGGTTTATTTCATCGGTGTCGGTGAATCGGTTGAAGATTTGCAGCCGTTCAACGCCGAAGAATTTTCGGACGCGTTGCTCGGCGTATAA
- the maiA gene encoding maleylacetoacetate isomerase codes for MKLYSYFRSSASYRVRIALNLKNLPYDYVPVHLLRDGGEQFHEAYRKLNPDAIVPTLVDNGDVLQQSLAIIEYLDETHPLPPLLPASPSDRAYVRAVALQIACDIHPLNNLRVLKYLKKELGVSDEAKNAWYRHWIEAGFAALETHLARNARTGALCFGDTPTLADVCLVPQVFNAQRFEIDVSVYPTIQRIYTCASQIDAFARAAPGVQPDAE; via the coding sequence ATGAAGCTCTACAGTTACTTTCGTAGTTCGGCGTCGTATCGCGTGCGGATCGCGCTGAATCTAAAAAATCTTCCGTATGACTACGTACCCGTGCATTTGCTGCGCGATGGCGGCGAGCAGTTCCATGAGGCGTATCGCAAGCTGAACCCCGATGCCATCGTGCCGACACTCGTGGATAACGGTGATGTGCTGCAGCAGTCGCTGGCGATCATCGAATATCTCGATGAAACTCATCCGCTGCCCCCACTTCTGCCCGCATCGCCCAGCGACCGGGCCTATGTGCGGGCCGTGGCCTTGCAGATCGCCTGTGACATTCATCCGTTGAACAATCTGCGGGTGCTGAAATATCTGAAAAAAGAGCTTGGCGTCAGCGATGAGGCGAAAAATGCCTGGTATCGCCACTGGATCGAAGCGGGTTTCGCCGCGCTCGAAACGCATCTGGCGCGTAATGCCCGTACCGGCGCGCTGTGTTTTGGCGATACGCCGACGCTTGCCGATGTCTGTCTTGTGCCTCAGGTATTCAACGCGCAGCGTTTCGAGATCGATGTTTCGGTGTATCCGACGATTCAGCGTATTTACACTTGCGCGTCACAAATAGACGCGTTTGCCCGTGCCGCACCGGGTGTCCAGCCCGATGCGGAGTAG
- a CDS encoding fumarylacetoacetate hydrolase family protein produces MSYVFPPAPVVALPVAGRPDQFAVRRIYCVGRNYEAHAREMGHDPEREPPFFFCKPADAVVPVASGVTGEFPYPSRSAEVHFEMELVVAIGRAGREIAVEHALDHVYGYALGLDMTRRDLQAQAKKLGRPWDTAKGFDHSAPLGPVHPVAQVGHLCQGAIWLNVNGAEKQRADVSQLIWPVAETLAHLSMLFELQPGDLVFTGTPEGVGAIVPGDLMTGGVDGLGEISVRVV; encoded by the coding sequence ATGAGCTATGTATTCCCCCCGGCGCCGGTTGTGGCGCTGCCTGTCGCGGGCCGCCCGGATCAGTTTGCCGTGCGCCGTATCTATTGCGTGGGTCGCAACTATGAGGCACATGCACGCGAAATGGGACACGATCCTGAGCGCGAACCGCCTTTTTTCTTTTGCAAGCCCGCTGATGCGGTTGTCCCGGTTGCCTCGGGCGTAACCGGTGAATTTCCCTATCCGTCGCGCTCAGCCGAGGTTCATTTCGAAATGGAGCTCGTCGTGGCCATTGGCCGGGCCGGGCGGGAGATCGCGGTGGAGCATGCGCTCGATCACGTCTACGGCTATGCCCTTGGGCTTGACATGACACGCCGCGATTTGCAGGCACAAGCCAAAAAGCTGGGGCGTCCGTGGGATACCGCGAAGGGCTTCGATCATTCCGCGCCGCTTGGGCCGGTGCATCCGGTGGCGCAAGTGGGGCATCTCTGCCAGGGCGCGATCTGGCTCAACGTCAACGGCGCGGAAAAGCAGCGTGCCGATGTGTCGCAACTCATCTGGCCGGTAGCCGAAACGCTGGCGCATCTCTCGATGCTGTTCGAATTGCAGCCCGGCGATCTGGTCTTTACCGGTACTCCCGAAGGCGTGGGCGCTATCGTGCCGGGCGACCTGATGACGGGTGGTGTGGATGGGCTAGGTGAGATCAGCGTGCGCGTGGTTTAG
- the ybiB gene encoding DNA-binding protein YbiB: MTDLAPAVTDPVPLPFPCARFIKEIGRGTHGARALTPEDTYALYSAMLDGRVAELELGAVLLAYRIKGETADELAAMLAAAHASFVPLALAPGPCAPVSIPSYNGARKQPNLVPLLALLLAREGIPVLVHGVMADPGRVTSAEIFAQLGIPPALTHAAIETQLATQRLAFAPIDVLAPRLARLLALRQRMGVRNSTHTLVKLLQPFTSAGLRLVNYTHPPYRDSLTQLFSTHPDAATGDVLLARGTEGEAVADTRRQVQIDWLHDGMCDTLAHAQHSGALAAKAPLTGLPEACDATTTAAWISNVLAGHIPVPDALAQQISIMSRIVRKPR, encoded by the coding sequence ATGACCGATCTCGCCCCCGCTGTCACTGACCCCGTTCCTTTACCTTTTCCGTGCGCCCGCTTCATCAAGGAGATCGGACGCGGCACGCACGGCGCACGCGCCCTGACGCCAGAAGACACCTACGCGCTCTATAGCGCCATGCTCGATGGCCGTGTAGCAGAGCTTGAGCTCGGTGCGGTGCTGCTGGCATATCGCATCAAAGGTGAAACAGCCGACGAACTCGCGGCCATGCTGGCTGCCGCACACGCGTCATTCGTGCCGCTAGCGCTGGCACCGGGCCCCTGTGCTCCAGTTTCGATCCCAAGCTACAACGGCGCCCGCAAACAGCCGAACCTGGTGCCGTTACTGGCGCTGCTGCTCGCCCGCGAAGGCATACCGGTGCTGGTGCATGGCGTCATGGCCGATCCCGGCCGTGTCACCAGCGCTGAGATTTTTGCCCAGCTAGGCATTCCCCCGGCCCTGACACACGCCGCTATCGAGACCCAGCTTGCCACGCAGCGTCTGGCATTTGCCCCCATCGACGTGCTTGCGCCCCGGCTCGCGCGCCTTCTCGCGCTACGACAACGCATGGGCGTGCGCAACTCGACGCATACGCTCGTCAAGCTATTACAGCCGTTTACATCGGCCGGGCTACGGCTTGTGAACTACACCCATCCGCCTTACCGCGACAGCTTGACCCAGCTCTTCAGCACCCATCCCGATGCCGCCACGGGTGACGTGCTACTGGCGCGCGGTACCGAAGGCGAAGCCGTCGCGGACACGCGCCGGCAGGTGCAAATCGACTGGCTCCACGATGGCATGTGCGACACCCTGGCACATGCACAACACTCGGGCGCACTGGCGGCGAAGGCCCCGCTTACCGGATTACCCGAGGCATGCGATGCCACGACAACCGCCGCCTGGATCTCAAATGTGCTGGCTGGACACATCCCGGTACCCGATGCGCTGGCTCAACAAATCTCGATAATGAGCAGGATTGTCCGCAAGCCGCGTTAA
- the leuA gene encoding 2-isopropylmalate synthase yields the protein MLRHPAEKYRPFTAPQLSGRKWPSRTIQHAPVWMSTDLRDGNQSLIEPMNIAQKLEFFDMLVQIGFKEIEVGFPSASQTDFDFVRKLIEEKRIPDDVTIEVLVQSREALIARTFEALEGVPRAIVHLYSALCPSFRKIVFNQSKDEVKALAVEGTRLIRHYASAQPDTQWIYQYSPETFSMTELPFAREVCDAVAQTWRPTREHKMIVNLPATVEAAMPNVYADQIEWMDRNLGYRDSIVLSVHPHNDRGTAVAAAELALLAGADRVEGCLFGNGERTGNVDLVTLALNLYTQGIDPGLDFSAIDSVRQVVERCNQIPVHPRHPYAGDLVHTAFSGSHQDAIRKGFAQQKPDSFWEVPYLPIDPADIGRNYDAVIRVNSQSGKGGSTYLLERGMGFAPPRRVQIEFSHAVQAVTDASGAEMTGEAICALFAREYFAVNGPLQRFGATLLRWDNRELPSPDFSMASGASQYEAQVMALGRTLTPFVGQAVDISSCEMRHTADGRVAAFVGCKVAERATCFGVGLGADEADALIEALVSGINRAVRQGAWELAEEKAAA from the coding sequence ATGTTGCGTCATCCTGCAGAAAAATACCGTCCTTTTACCGCTCCGCAATTGAGTGGCCGAAAATGGCCCAGCCGTACTATCCAGCATGCTCCGGTCTGGATGAGCACCGATTTGCGCGACGGCAACCAGTCGCTGATCGAACCGATGAACATCGCCCAGAAACTCGAATTTTTCGACATGCTGGTGCAGATCGGTTTCAAGGAAATTGAAGTGGGGTTTCCCTCGGCATCGCAAACTGATTTCGACTTCGTACGCAAGCTGATCGAGGAAAAGCGCATTCCTGACGATGTCACCATCGAAGTCCTCGTGCAGTCGCGTGAAGCGCTGATCGCCCGCACGTTCGAAGCGCTGGAGGGCGTGCCGCGCGCGATCGTGCACCTGTACAGCGCGCTGTGTCCGTCGTTTCGCAAAATCGTCTTCAACCAGTCGAAAGATGAGGTCAAGGCGCTCGCGGTGGAAGGCACGCGCCTGATCCGCCACTACGCTAGTGCCCAGCCTGACACACAGTGGATTTATCAGTATTCGCCCGAAACCTTCAGCATGACCGAGCTGCCCTTCGCCCGCGAAGTCTGCGATGCCGTGGCGCAAACCTGGCGCCCCACGCGCGAGCACAAAATGATCGTCAACCTGCCAGCGACTGTCGAGGCGGCCATGCCCAACGTCTATGCCGACCAGATCGAATGGATGGATCGCAATCTCGGCTACCGTGACAGCATCGTGTTGTCCGTGCATCCGCACAATGACCGTGGTACAGCCGTCGCCGCCGCCGAACTGGCGTTACTGGCCGGTGCCGACCGTGTCGAGGGCTGCCTCTTTGGCAATGGCGAGCGCACCGGCAATGTCGATCTCGTCACGCTCGCGCTCAACCTCTATACGCAGGGAATCGATCCGGGCCTCGATTTCTCCGCCATTGATTCAGTGCGTCAGGTGGTGGAACGCTGCAACCAGATTCCCGTGCATCCCCGCCATCCTTATGCGGGCGATCTGGTCCACACCGCGTTTTCCGGCTCGCATCAGGACGCGATTCGCAAAGGCTTCGCGCAGCAAAAACCGGATTCATTCTGGGAAGTGCCGTACCTGCCTATCGATCCCGCCGATATCGGGCGCAATTACGACGCGGTCATCCGCGTCAACAGCCAGTCAGGTAAAGGAGGTTCGACCTATTTACTGGAGCGCGGCATGGGCTTCGCGCCGCCACGCCGGGTGCAAATCGAGTTTAGCCATGCGGTTCAGGCTGTCACTGACGCATCCGGCGCGGAAATGACCGGCGAGGCCATTTGTGCGCTCTTCGCCCGCGAATATTTCGCCGTCAACGGCCCGCTGCAACGCTTTGGCGCAACCCTGCTGCGCTGGGACAACCGGGAACTTCCCTCGCCTGATTTCAGCATGGCCAGCGGTGCCAGCCAATACGAGGCGCAAGTCATGGCGCTTGGCCGCACACTGACGCCCTTCGTCGGGCAAGCGGTTGATATCAGTTCCTGCGAGATGCGACATACGGCTGATGGGCGTGTGGCCGCTTTCGTTGGCTGCAAGGTGGCGGAGCGGGCGACATGCTTTGGGGTAGGTCTCGGCGCAGACGAGGCCGATGCGCTCATCGAGGCGCTGGTGAGCGGCATTAACCGTGCGGTGCGGCAAGGGGCATGGGAATTAGCCGAAGAGAAAGCGGCGGCCTAA